A genomic stretch from Bosea sp. F3-2 includes:
- a CDS encoding arylesterase: MASAQTASSGSTAARPLKLVAFGDSLSAGYNLPGSAAFPAVLEQALRQKGVAVEIVNAGVSGDTTQGGLERLDWSVPDGADGVILELGANDALRGVDPAQTRQALEAMIARLKERKIPVMLAGMYAPRNLGEDYAKRFDAIYRELAEKHGLVLYPFFLEGIAGDRALNQADGLHPTAEGVSVIVRNILPTVERFIATLPARS; encoded by the coding sequence ATGGCCAGCGCCCAGACCGCCAGTTCCGGTTCAACTGCAGCGAGGCCGTTGAAGCTCGTCGCCTTCGGCGATTCGCTGTCGGCGGGCTACAATCTGCCGGGCAGCGCCGCCTTTCCGGCTGTGCTGGAGCAGGCTTTGCGCCAGAAGGGCGTCGCTGTCGAAATCGTGAACGCCGGCGTCTCCGGCGATACGACGCAAGGGGGGCTGGAACGGCTCGACTGGTCGGTGCCGGACGGTGCCGACGGCGTCATCCTCGAACTCGGTGCCAATGACGCGCTGCGTGGCGTCGACCCGGCGCAGACGCGCCAGGCGCTGGAAGCGATGATCGCGCGGCTGAAGGAGCGGAAGATCCCGGTGATGCTCGCGGGCATGTATGCGCCGCGCAATCTCGGCGAGGACTATGCGAAACGTTTCGATGCGATCTATCGTGAGCTTGCGGAAAAGCACGGGCTGGTGCTTTACCCATTCTTCCTGGAGGGCATCGCGGGCGATCGCGCGCTGAACCAGGCGGATGGGCTCCACCCCACGGCCGAGGGCGTCAGCGTCATCGTCCGCAACATCCTGCCGACGGTCGAGCGCTTCATCGCCACCTTGCCTGCCAGGTCCTGA
- a CDS encoding RNA pseudouridine synthase — protein MMLVIDKPAGLPVHRGPQAKRREMPVLTDYLDALRFGLPRRPEAAHRLDKDTSGCLILGRHPRAMAELNQMFRDGRIGKTYWAIVQGEPAQDEGLIDLPLARRSPERGWWMKVDPGGLPSQTRYRVLGRGRDETGPLAWLAMEPLTGRTHQLRVHCQASGWPMLGDEIYGTAPREGGPGLQLHARAITVPLYRKREPIQVEAPPPPHMVAALKACGWEKSA, from the coding sequence ATGATGCTCGTCATCGACAAGCCTGCCGGCCTGCCCGTCCATCGCGGCCCGCAGGCCAAGCGGCGCGAGATGCCGGTCCTCACCGACTATCTCGATGCGCTGCGCTTCGGCCTGCCCCGCCGGCCGGAGGCGGCGCACCGGCTCGACAAGGACACCTCCGGCTGCCTCATCCTCGGCCGGCACCCACGCGCCATGGCCGAGCTCAACCAGATGTTTCGCGATGGCCGGATCGGCAAGACCTATTGGGCGATCGTTCAGGGTGAACCCGCGCAGGACGAAGGCTTGATCGATCTGCCGCTGGCACGCCGCTCGCCCGAGCGCGGCTGGTGGATGAAGGTCGACCCGGGCGGCTTGCCCTCGCAGACCCGCTATCGCGTGCTCGGACGCGGTCGGGACGAGACCGGCCCGCTCGCCTGGCTCGCCATGGAGCCGCTGACCGGCCGCACGCATCAGCTGCGCGTCCACTGCCAGGCCTCCGGCTGGCCGATGCTCGGCGACGAAATCTATGGCACCGCCCCGCGCGAGGGTGGGCCCGGTCTCCAGCTGCACGCTCGCGCCATCACCGTGCCGCTCTACCGCAAGCGCGAGCCAATCCAGGTCGAGGCGCCGCCTCCGCCGCATATGGTGGCGGCGCTAAAGGCATGTGGCTGGGAAAAATCGGCTTGA
- a CDS encoding 4a-hydroxytetrahydrobiopterin dehydratase produces MTRPKRLSPEAQAEALATLTGWKLVQGREAITRRFVFRDFSEAFGWMTRVALLAEAMNHHPEWSNVYRTVEVTLATHDAGGLTEFDVKLARAIDALVS; encoded by the coding sequence ATGACCCGACCGAAGCGGCTTTCTCCAGAGGCGCAGGCCGAGGCGCTGGCGACGCTGACCGGCTGGAAACTGGTGCAGGGGCGCGAGGCGATCACCCGGCGCTTCGTCTTCCGCGACTTCAGCGAGGCTTTCGGCTGGATGACGCGGGTCGCCCTGCTCGCCGAGGCGATGAACCACCATCCCGAATGGTCGAACGTCTACCGGACGGTGGAGGTGACGCTCGCCACCCATGACGCCGGTGGATTGACGGAGTTTGATGTCAAGTTGGCTCGCGCGATCGACGCGTTGGTAAGCTGA
- a CDS encoding Bax inhibitor-1/YccA family protein, which produces MSNFDRNAPVWGAGRAQQTSAVEMDQGLRSFMLGVYNNMVIGLAISALFALGINKLAVTDQAGAVAKIGNTYLTSFGQLLYGTPLMWVVALAPLAFIFFFSFRADKMSASSARTMFFAFAAVMGVSLSTILIRYTGASVVQVFFITAAAFGGLSLYGYTTTKSLSGIGSFLVMGLIGLILASVVNIFLASGALGFAISVIGVLIFAGLTAWDTQRLKEMYLSSDLGPEEAAKLSVNGALSLYLNFINMFQFLLSLLGNRE; this is translated from the coding sequence ATGAGCAACTTCGACCGCAATGCTCCAGTCTGGGGTGCCGGCCGCGCACAGCAGACCAGCGCCGTCGAGATGGATCAGGGCCTGCGCTCGTTCATGCTCGGCGTCTACAACAACATGGTGATTGGCCTGGCGATCTCGGCGCTGTTCGCGCTGGGCATCAACAAGCTCGCCGTCACGGACCAGGCCGGCGCCGTCGCCAAGATCGGCAACACCTACCTCACCTCCTTCGGCCAGCTGCTTTACGGCACGCCGCTGATGTGGGTGGTCGCGCTGGCGCCGCTGGCCTTCATCTTCTTCTTCTCGTTCCGTGCTGACAAAATGTCCGCCTCGTCCGCCCGGACGATGTTCTTCGCCTTCGCGGCGGTGATGGGCGTCTCGCTCTCGACGATCCTGATCCGCTACACCGGCGCGTCGGTGGTGCAGGTCTTCTTCATCACCGCGGCGGCTTTCGGTGGCCTCAGCCTCTACGGCTACACCACCACCAAGTCGCTATCCGGCATCGGCTCGTTCCTGGTCATGGGCCTGATCGGCCTGATCCTGGCCTCGGTCGTGAACATCTTCCTGGCTTCGGGCGCCCTCGGCTTCGCCATCTCGGTGATCGGCGTGCTGATCTTCGCGGGCCTGACCGCCTGGGATACCCAGCGCCTGAAGGAGATGTATCTCTCCTCCGACCTTGGCCCGGAAGAGGCTGCGAAGCTCTCGGTGAACGGCGCGCTGTCGCTCTACCTGAACTTCATCAACATGTTCCAGTTCCTGCTCTCGCTGCTCGGCAACCGCGAGTGA
- a CDS encoding septation protein A, with product MTQQVPVEAAKGKTVNPLLKLALEFGPLAIFFFANSYGDRLFHVAEDRRIFVATGIFIVASLVALALSRVLMGYLPRMAIVNAIVVTVFGGLTLALDDAFFIKVKPTIVNALFGSVLLGGLFFGRSLLSLVLETVLQLDEEGWRKLTFRWGLFFFVLAALNEVVWRTQTQDFWVAFKVWGVMPLTMAFALAQTPLILKHEIKPAKIDE from the coding sequence ATGACACAGCAGGTGCCCGTCGAGGCGGCCAAGGGCAAGACGGTCAACCCCTTGCTCAAGCTGGCGCTGGAATTCGGGCCGCTTGCGATCTTCTTCTTCGCGAATTCCTATGGCGACCGGCTGTTCCATGTCGCCGAGGACCGGCGCATCTTCGTCGCGACCGGCATCTTCATCGTGGCCTCGCTGGTGGCGCTGGCGCTGTCGCGGGTGCTGATGGGCTATCTGCCGCGCATGGCGATCGTGAACGCCATCGTCGTCACCGTCTTCGGCGGGCTGACGCTGGCGCTGGACGATGCCTTCTTCATCAAGGTCAAGCCGACCATCGTGAATGCGCTGTTCGGTTCGGTGCTGCTCGGCGGGCTCTTTTTCGGCCGGTCGCTGCTCTCGCTGGTGCTGGAGACGGTGCTGCAGCTCGATGAGGAAGGCTGGCGCAAGCTGACTTTCCGCTGGGGGCTGTTCTTCTTCGTGCTGGCGGCGCTGAACGAGGTGGTCTGGCGCACGCAGACGCAGGATTTCTGGGTCGCCTTCAAGGTCTGGGGCGTGATGCCGCTGACGATGGCCTTCGCTCTGGCGCAGACGCCGCTCATCCTGAAGCACGAGATCAAGCCGGCGAAGATCGACGAGTAA
- a CDS encoding GNAT family N-acetyltransferase, which translates to MTTPAIRPACRADITAITAIYADAVQHGTASWELEPPGEAEMLRRYETILAGGYPYLVAERDGEVLGYAYAGAYRPRPAYRATVENSIYIAPTAQGLGIGGLLLDALMKACTERGFRQMIAVIGDGTGASVGSRRLHEKAGFRLIGVAEKVGFKHGRWLDQMLMQKELGEGDRAPPGL; encoded by the coding sequence ATGACGACGCCCGCGATCCGCCCGGCCTGCCGGGCTGACATCACCGCCATCACCGCGATCTACGCCGATGCGGTCCAGCACGGGACGGCGTCCTGGGAGCTGGAGCCGCCAGGCGAAGCGGAGATGCTGCGCCGTTACGAAACCATCCTGGCGGGCGGCTATCCCTATCTCGTCGCCGAGCGCGACGGCGAGGTTCTGGGCTACGCCTATGCCGGCGCCTACCGGCCGCGGCCGGCCTATCGCGCCACGGTCGAGAACTCGATCTATATCGCTCCCACGGCGCAGGGGCTGGGCATCGGCGGCCTGCTCCTCGATGCGCTGATGAAGGCCTGCACCGAACGCGGCTTCCGCCAGATGATCGCAGTGATCGGCGACGGCACCGGCGCCTCGGTCGGCTCGCGTCGCCTGCATGAGAAGGCCGGCTTCCGCCTGATCGGCGTGGCCGAAAAGGTCGGCTTCAAGCACGGCCGCTGGCTCGATCAGATGCTGATGCAGAAAGAACTGGGCGAAGGCGACCGCGCGCCGCCGGGACTCTGA
- a CDS encoding FtsX-like permease family protein, producing the protein MHAPVKPPQNPASRSLGIGLVLRLAIRDLRAGLRGFGIFIACLALGVMTIAAVASASRGLTEGLAREGRRILGGDAAFSLIHREATPQELAFLTARGTLSSIATMRGMASAGEKGAALVEIKAVDSTYPGIGTVETDPQRPLPNLLEQRDGTYGAVADPVLFGRLDLKPGDIVSVGGAKIQLRANLVSEPDKIAAGVGFGPRLLISQEALRATGLIQPGSLIRWTYRLQLPPTASSDADLDKLIAAVGSEQREAGWEIRSRANAAPSFQRNLERFTQFLTLVGLTALLVGGVGVANAVRRFVEAKKLDFATMKAVGASGGRVVAIHLTEVMLVAAIGTAIGLVLGAAAPFGLGAVVQSILPVPFEPTLAPGELAIAALYGLLTALVFAIIPLGRAHDTPVSALFRDRIEPDPRRPRAIYLILCALALAGLAGVAIGFAYDRRIALIYIGVMFGVFVLLRAVSLGLMALARRIPRPRRPALRMALANSHRPGALTPSLVLSLGLGVALLSALSFIDVSLTRQLTGALPDKAPSFFFLDIPSRDSGRFDAFLAEQRPGAKTERVPMMRGRIVAVNETRAEDIKASEQSAWVLDGDRGITYAATLPEGSRVSAGAWWPADYRGEPLVSFDAQNAAGIGLKIGDKLTVNVLGRNLTARVANLRTVDWRSFGINFVMVFSPNTFAGAPHTNLATVATSPDGKGVTDAALIRRLALDFPAVTAVRVKDALEAVNTIVAQLAMAIRGASGLAIAASLLVLGGALAAGQRARLYDAMILKTLGATRRFILSSYALEYAAIGLVAAVFGVVAGTAAGWGIVTQVMRIEFVSDPTGAILAATAAISVTVLFGLVGTIKILGKAPASHLRNL; encoded by the coding sequence ATGCACGCCCCCGTCAAACCGCCCCAGAATCCCGCCTCCCGCTCCCTCGGCATCGGCCTCGTCCTGCGCCTTGCCATCCGCGACCTGCGTGCGGGTCTGCGCGGCTTCGGCATCTTCATCGCCTGCCTCGCGCTCGGCGTCATGACCATCGCAGCCGTCGCCTCCGCCTCGCGCGGGCTGACCGAGGGCCTCGCCCGCGAAGGGCGGCGCATCCTCGGCGGCGATGCCGCCTTCAGCCTGATCCACCGCGAGGCGACGCCGCAGGAGCTCGCCTTCCTGACGGCCCGGGGCACCCTCTCCAGCATCGCGACGATGCGCGGCATGGCCAGTGCCGGCGAAAAGGGCGCGGCCCTCGTCGAGATCAAGGCGGTCGACTCGACCTATCCGGGCATCGGCACAGTCGAGACCGACCCGCAACGCCCACTGCCCAACCTGCTGGAACAGCGCGACGGCACTTATGGCGCAGTCGCCGACCCCGTACTGTTCGGCCGGCTCGACCTCAAACCCGGCGACATCGTCTCGGTCGGCGGCGCCAAGATCCAGCTGCGCGCCAATCTGGTTTCCGAGCCCGACAAGATCGCCGCCGGCGTCGGCTTCGGCCCGCGCCTTCTGATCTCGCAGGAGGCATTGCGTGCCACCGGCCTGATTCAGCCCGGCAGCCTGATCCGCTGGACCTATCGCCTGCAGCTTCCGCCGACCGCCTCCAGCGATGCCGATCTGGACAAGCTGATCGCGGCTGTCGGCAGCGAGCAGCGCGAGGCGGGCTGGGAGATCCGTTCCCGCGCCAATGCCGCGCCGAGCTTCCAGCGCAATCTCGAACGCTTCACCCAGTTCCTCACCCTCGTCGGCCTCACCGCCCTGCTGGTCGGCGGAGTCGGCGTCGCCAATGCGGTGCGCCGCTTCGTCGAGGCCAAGAAGCTCGATTTCGCCACGATGAAGGCGGTCGGCGCCAGCGGCGGCCGCGTCGTCGCGATCCACCTGACCGAGGTGATGCTCGTCGCTGCCATCGGCACGGCGATCGGCCTCGTGCTCGGCGCCGCCGCCCCCTTCGGCCTCGGCGCCGTCGTCCAGAGCATCTTGCCCGTGCCGTTCGAGCCGACCTTGGCACCGGGCGAACTCGCCATCGCCGCGCTCTACGGGCTGCTGACCGCGCTCGTCTTCGCTATCATCCCGCTCGGTCGGGCCCATGACACCCCGGTCTCGGCCCTTTTCCGCGACCGGATCGAGCCTGATCCGCGCCGCCCGCGCGCGATCTATCTCATCCTCTGCGCGCTTGCGCTGGCCGGGCTCGCCGGCGTCGCCATCGGCTTCGCCTATGACCGCCGGATCGCGCTGATCTATATCGGCGTGATGTTCGGCGTCTTCGTCCTGCTGCGCGCGGTTTCGCTCGGTTTGATGGCGCTCGCCCGCCGCATCCCGCGCCCGCGCCGCCCGGCCCTGCGGATGGCGCTCGCCAACAGCCACAGGCCGGGCGCGCTGACGCCCTCGCTCGTGCTCTCGCTCGGATTGGGCGTCGCGCTGCTCTCAGCCCTCTCCTTCATCGATGTCAGCCTGACCCGGCAGCTCACCGGCGCCCTGCCCGACAAGGCGCCGAGCTTCTTCTTCCTTGACATCCCCAGCCGCGATTCCGGCCGTTTCGACGCCTTCCTCGCCGAGCAGCGTCCCGGCGCGAAGACCGAGCGCGTGCCGATGATGCGCGGCCGCATCGTCGCCGTGAACGAGACCCGCGCCGAGGACATCAAGGCGAGCGAACAATCCGCCTGGGTGCTCGATGGCGACCGCGGCATCACCTATGCGGCGACGCTTCCCGAAGGCTCGCGCGTCTCCGCCGGCGCATGGTGGCCGGCCGACTATCGCGGCGAGCCGCTGGTCTCCTTCGATGCCCAGAACGCCGCCGGCATCGGCCTGAAGATCGGCGACAAGCTCACCGTCAATGTGCTCGGCCGCAACCTCACTGCCCGCGTCGCCAATCTCCGCACGGTCGACTGGCGCTCCTTCGGCATCAATTTCGTCATGGTGTTCTCGCCCAACACCTTCGCCGGCGCGCCGCACACCAATCTCGCCACCGTCGCGACGAGCCCCGACGGCAAGGGCGTGACCGATGCGGCGCTGATCCGCCGCCTCGCGCTCGATTTCCCCGCCGTCACGGCCGTGCGGGTCAAGGATGCGCTCGAAGCGGTCAACACCATCGTCGCCCAACTGGCCATGGCGATCCGCGGCGCCTCCGGCCTCGCCATCGCCGCGAGCCTGCTGGTGCTGGGCGGCGCGCTCGCCGCCGGACAGAGGGCGCGGCTCTATGACGCGATGATCCTGAAGACCCTCGGCGCAACCCGCCGCTTCATACTTTCGTCGTACGCCCTTGAATACGCGGCGATCGGTCTCGTCGCGGCCGTATTCGGCGTTGTCGCGGGTACAGCGGCGGGCTGGGGCATCGTCACCCAAGTGATGCGGATCGAATTCGTCAGTGATCCGACCGGCGCGATACTGGCTGCGACTGCAGCTATCAGTGTCACCGTCCTGTTCGGGCTCGTCGGTACGATAAAAATACTCGGGAAAGCGCCAGCTTCTCATCTCAGGAATTTATGA
- a CDS encoding ABC transporter ATP-binding protein → MSEKAAPAIELQDVHLSLGRGAARVHILKGVSVSLADGEATGLVGPSGSGKSTLLMTMAGLERPDSGLVRVAGQDLGALDEDGLAVFRGKHIGIVFQSFHLVPTMTARENVALPLELAGHPDAFARAEAELRNVGLGHRMDHYPAQLSGGEQQRVAIARAVAPDPAILVADEPTGNLDESTGRAIVDLIFALKRERGATLVLVTHDLSLAALCERTVRLRSGVIEAEHAMAVA, encoded by the coding sequence ATGAGCGAGAAGGCCGCCCCGGCGATCGAGTTGCAGGATGTCCACCTGAGTTTGGGGCGTGGCGCCGCCCGCGTCCATATCCTCAAGGGCGTCTCGGTGTCGCTGGCCGATGGCGAGGCGACTGGCCTCGTCGGCCCCTCGGGCTCCGGCAAGTCGACCCTGCTGATGACCATGGCCGGGCTGGAACGCCCTGATTCGGGCCTCGTCCGCGTGGCCGGGCAGGATCTCGGCGCCCTCGACGAGGACGGGCTCGCCGTCTTCCGCGGCAAGCATATCGGCATCGTCTTCCAGTCCTTCCACCTCGTGCCGACCATGACGGCGCGCGAGAACGTTGCGCTGCCGCTGGAGCTCGCTGGCCACCCCGACGCCTTCGCCCGCGCCGAAGCTGAGCTGCGCAATGTCGGCCTCGGCCACCGCATGGACCATTACCCGGCCCAGCTTTCCGGCGGCGAGCAGCAGCGCGTCGCCATCGCGCGCGCCGTCGCGCCCGATCCGGCGATCCTCGTCGCTGACGAGCCGACCGGCAATCTCGACGAATCGACCGGCCGCGCCATCGTCGACCTGATCTTCGCGCTGAAGCGCGAGCGCGGCGCCACCTTGGTGCTCGTCACTCACGACCTTTCGCTCGCCGCGCTCTGCGAGCGCACGGTCCGCCTGCGCTCCGGCGTGATCGAGGCCGAGCACGCAATGGCGGTCGCCTGA
- the ftsY gene encoding signal recognition particle-docking protein FtsY has protein sequence MSETEPKKRGFFSRLFGREEEPGKPAPAPEQAAEPLEELKPEAEEVVAPSVAEAEAPAVETPVPEPVAPPAPAESVVPPVEPEPEAEIAVAPQPAPVVAPEPVSTPAPQPKRSWWRRLTDGLSRTSSALTTGITDLFTKRKLDAGTLEDLEDILIQADLGLATSARIAKAVGDGRYDKQIEPAEVKAILAREVETILVPVAHPLVIDATKKPFVLLMVGVNGSGKTTTIGKLAAKFRAEGKSVMLAAGDTFRAAAIEQLRVWGERTGAEVVFGQQGADAAGLAFEALQKAKANGTDVLLVDTAGRLQNKQGLMDELAKVVRVIRKQDPSAPHAALLVLDATVGQNAISQVEAFQETAGVTGLVMTKLDGTARGGILVALAAQFGLPVHFIGVGESVEDLEPFSARDFARAVAGLGEAA, from the coding sequence ATGAGCGAGACCGAACCGAAGAAACGCGGCTTCTTTTCGAGGCTGTTCGGGCGCGAGGAAGAGCCGGGCAAGCCGGCGCCGGCACCCGAGCAGGCGGCTGAGCCCCTTGAGGAGCTGAAGCCGGAAGCCGAAGAGGTCGTTGCGCCGTCGGTTGCAGAGGCGGAAGCGCCTGCTGTTGAAACCCCCGTTCCCGAGCCCGTGGCGCCACCCGCGCCGGCTGAAAGCGTTGTGCCGCCGGTCGAGCCGGAACCGGAAGCCGAGATCGCCGTCGCGCCGCAGCCTGCGCCCGTTGTGGCTCCGGAGCCTGTTTCCACCCCGGCCCCGCAGCCGAAGCGGAGCTGGTGGCGCCGTCTGACGGATGGGCTTTCGCGCACCTCCTCGGCGCTGACGACCGGGATCACCGACCTCTTCACCAAGCGCAAGCTCGATGCCGGCACGCTCGAGGATCTCGAGGACATCCTGATCCAGGCCGATCTCGGCCTCGCCACCTCGGCCAGGATCGCCAAGGCCGTCGGCGACGGGCGCTACGACAAGCAGATCGAGCCGGCCGAGGTGAAGGCGATCCTGGCGCGCGAGGTCGAGACCATCCTCGTTCCGGTGGCGCATCCGCTGGTGATCGACGCCACGAAAAAGCCGTTCGTGCTGCTGATGGTCGGAGTCAATGGCTCCGGCAAGACCACGACGATCGGCAAGCTCGCGGCGAAATTCCGCGCCGAGGGCAAATCGGTGATGCTCGCCGCCGGCGATACCTTCCGTGCCGCCGCGATCGAGCAGTTGCGCGTCTGGGGTGAGCGCACCGGCGCCGAGGTTGTCTTCGGCCAGCAGGGCGCCGATGCCGCGGGCCTCGCCTTCGAGGCGTTGCAGAAGGCCAAGGCCAACGGCACGGATGTGCTCCTCGTCGACACGGCCGGACGGCTGCAGAACAAGCAGGGGCTGATGGACGAGCTCGCCAAGGTGGTTCGCGTCATCCGCAAGCAGGACCCGAGCGCGCCGCATGCGGCGCTGCTGGTGCTTGACGCGACCGTCGGCCAGAACGCGATTTCGCAGGTCGAGGCCTTCCAGGAGACGGCGGGGGTGACCGGGCTGGTGATGACCAAGCTCGACGGCACGGCGCGCGGCGGCATTCTGGTGGCGCTGGCGGCGCAGTTTGGCCTGCCGGTGCATTTCATCGGCGTCGGCGAGAGTGTCGAGGATCTGGAACCGTTCTCGGCGCGCGACTTCGCCCGCGCCGTGGCGGGGTTGGGAGAGGCGGCGTGA
- a CDS encoding aldo/keto reductase, with protein sequence MEYRRLGRTDLKVSVICLGTMTWGEQNTEAEGHAQMDYAVEQGINFFDTAELYAIPPKPETQGSTERIIGNWFKARGNRDKIILASKVCGRGGNTWFRDDASPTRLTRKQIFEAIDKSLQRLQTDYIDLYQLHFPERPMPWGSNPTRFSQAAYEKPADEISIPEQLDAFAELVKAGKIRHLGLSNESAWGTMRFVADSEMRGTPRVQSIQNAYNLLNRTFETALAEVALREDVGLLAYSPLAQGYLTGKYLDGARPAGARTTLFDRGQRYEGAGAEAAIKRYIALAREVGLDPAQMALAFVNSRSFVTANIIGATSMEQLRTDIASIDIKLSPEIEAKIDAIHQLVGNPCP encoded by the coding sequence ATGGAATATCGTCGCCTCGGGCGCACCGATCTCAAGGTCTCGGTGATCTGCTTGGGAACCATGACCTGGGGAGAGCAGAACACGGAGGCCGAAGGCCACGCCCAGATGGACTATGCCGTCGAGCAGGGCATCAATTTCTTCGACACCGCCGAGCTTTACGCGATCCCGCCGAAGCCGGAGACGCAAGGTTCGACCGAGCGGATCATCGGCAACTGGTTCAAGGCCCGCGGCAACCGCGACAAGATCATCCTCGCTTCCAAGGTCTGCGGACGCGGCGGCAACACCTGGTTCCGCGACGACGCCAGCCCGACGCGGCTGACGCGCAAGCAGATCTTCGAGGCGATCGACAAGAGCCTGCAGCGGCTGCAGACCGACTATATCGACCTCTATCAATTGCATTTCCCGGAGCGGCCGATGCCCTGGGGTTCGAATCCCACGCGCTTTTCGCAGGCTGCCTATGAGAAGCCGGCCGACGAGATCTCGATCCCCGAGCAGCTCGATGCCTTCGCCGAGCTGGTGAAGGCCGGCAAGATCCGCCATCTCGGCCTCTCCAATGAGAGCGCCTGGGGCACGATGCGCTTCGTCGCTGATTCGGAGATGCGCGGCACGCCGCGCGTGCAGTCGATCCAGAACGCCTACAATCTGCTCAACCGCACCTTCGAGACGGCGCTTGCCGAGGTCGCGCTGCGCGAGGATGTCGGCCTGCTCGCCTATTCGCCGCTGGCGCAGGGCTATCTTACCGGCAAATATCTCGACGGCGCTCGTCCGGCGGGAGCGCGCACGACGCTGTTCGATCGCGGCCAGCGCTATGAGGGCGCCGGTGCCGAGGCTGCGATCAAGCGCTACATCGCGCTCGCCCGGGAGGTCGGGCTCGATCCGGCGCAGATGGCGCTCGCCTTCGTCAACAGCCGCTCCTTCGTGACCGCCAACATCATCGGCGCGACCTCAATGGAGCAGCTCAGGACCGATATCGCCTCGATCGACATCAAGCTTTCACCTGAGATCGAGGCGAAGATCGACGCGATCCACCAGCTCGTCGGCAATCCCTGCCCCTGA
- the thpR gene encoding RNA 2',3'-cyclic phosphodiesterase has translation MPRLFIALEIPAEVASALTLHRGGLSGARWIEPSDYHITLRFLGDVDRRMANDVDHMLSDLSAYPFEVTLDALGSFGGDKPRAVFARATPTKALTDLQGDIERQMRRIGLPAEGRKFVPHVTLARLRDTMPTEVAHYLSLHPIVRPISFTARRVALMSSRDSIGGGPYVLEAAYPLGPAYPNRLSREVRR, from the coding sequence ATGCCGAGGCTTTTCATCGCTCTGGAAATTCCCGCCGAGGTTGCAAGTGCGCTGACGCTGCATCGTGGCGGCCTGTCGGGTGCCCGCTGGATCGAGCCGTCCGACTACCACATCACCCTGCGCTTCCTCGGCGACGTCGACCGGCGCATGGCGAACGACGTCGATCACATGCTGTCCGATCTCAGCGCCTACCCCTTCGAGGTGACGCTCGATGCGCTCGGCAGCTTCGGCGGCGACAAGCCGCGTGCCGTCTTCGCCCGGGCGACGCCGACGAAGGCGTTGACCGATCTGCAAGGCGATATCGAGCGGCAGATGCGCCGCATCGGCCTGCCGGCGGAGGGCCGCAAGTTCGTGCCGCATGTCACGCTGGCGCGCCTGCGGGACACCATGCCGACCGAGGTCGCGCATTATCTCAGCCTGCATCCGATCGTCCGGCCGATCAGTTTCACGGCGCGCCGCGTCGCGCTGATGTCGTCGCGCGATTCGATTGGCGGCGGGCCCTATGTGCTGGAGGCCGCTTATCCGCTCGGCCCGGCCTACCCGAATCGCCTGTCGCGGGAGGTTCGCCGATGA
- a CDS encoding MbcA/ParS/Xre antitoxin family protein: MAALLRVETAQRDFVPDPITDEEAAAMFRAAVNLFRLWRVTDEEAAVLIDLPVRSYRRWKAGDIGRISRDGKARLSNLMGIHKALRLIFTEPQRGYDWIKRPNSDFGGKSALDIMLGGELTDLMRVRRLLDAERGAW; encoded by the coding sequence ATGGCAGCCCTGCTGCGCGTCGAGACGGCCCAGCGCGACTTCGTCCCCGATCCGATCACGGACGAGGAGGCGGCCGCGATGTTCCGTGCCGCCGTGAATCTGTTCCGGCTCTGGCGCGTCACCGACGAGGAAGCGGCGGTGCTGATCGACTTGCCGGTCCGGAGCTATCGGCGCTGGAAAGCCGGGGACATCGGCCGGATCTCGCGCGACGGCAAGGCGCGGCTCTCCAACCTGATGGGGATCCACAAGGCGCTCCGGCTGATTTTCACCGAGCCGCAGCGCGGCTATGACTGGATCAAGCGCCCCAACAGCGATTTCGGCGGCAAATCGGCGCTTGATATCATGCTTGGCGGCGAGCTCACCGACCTGATGCGGGTGCGCCGCCTGCTCGATGCCGAGCGGGGCGCCTGGTGA